In Candidatus Cohnella colombiensis, one DNA window encodes the following:
- the hisF gene encoding imidazole glycerol phosphate synthase subunit HisF gives MLAKRIIPCLDVKDGRVVKGVNFVNLRDAGDPVELAAIYDQEGADELVFLDISASVEGRATMVDVVRRTAGEISIPFTVGGGISAVEDMKRLLRAGADKIGINTAAVRNPSLITDGSRTFGAQCIVVAIDAKFNAEWGEWEVYTHGGRTPTGIRAIAWAKEAERLGAGELLLTSMDADGTKDGFDIGLTRAVSNGVGIPVIASGGAGNAQHFVDVFADANADAALAASIFHYKEVSVHEVKATLRSKGVSVR, from the coding sequence ATGCTAGCTAAAAGAATAATTCCTTGCCTCGACGTCAAAGATGGACGTGTGGTGAAGGGTGTAAACTTTGTTAACTTGCGTGATGCAGGTGATCCAGTAGAGCTCGCAGCGATCTATGACCAGGAAGGGGCAGATGAGCTCGTATTCCTGGACATTTCTGCTTCTGTGGAAGGTCGTGCAACGATGGTTGATGTTGTTCGTCGGACTGCGGGGGAAATTTCGATTCCGTTCACAGTAGGCGGTGGAATCTCTGCGGTTGAAGATATGAAGCGATTGTTGCGTGCAGGCGCGGACAAAATCGGGATCAATACAGCAGCAGTCCGCAATCCCAGCTTAATTACAGACGGATCGCGTACGTTCGGCGCGCAGTGTATCGTTGTAGCGATTGATGCGAAGTTTAACGCTGAATGGGGCGAATGGGAAGTGTATACGCACGGCGGACGCACACCTACGGGCATTCGCGCGATAGCTTGGGCGAAGGAAGCTGAACGTCTCGGAGCAGGTGAACTGCTCTTGACGAGTATGGACGCTGACGGAACGAAGGATGGCTTTGACATTGGCTTGACGCGTGCAGTATCGAATGGCGTCGGCATTCCTGTTATTGCTTCAGGCGGAGCAGGAAATGCGCAGCACTTCGTCGATGTTTTCGCGGATGCGAATGCGGATGCGGCGCTTGCGGCTAGTATTTTTCACTATAAAGAAGTATCGGTACATGAGGTTAAAGCTACATTGCGGAGTAAAGGAGTGAGTGTGCGTTGA
- the hisB gene encoding imidazoleglycerol-phosphate dehydratase HisB, producing MSQQVRNAEVARRTNETDIKLAFGVDGTGEVAIETDVPFMNHMLDLFAKHGQFDLKVEARGDVDIDDHHTVEDIGICLGQVLREALGDKAGIKRYASVFVPMDEALAQVIIDISNRPHFELRADFPSATVGSFSVELVHEFLWKLALEARITLHVIVHYGRNTHHMVEAVFKALGRALDEATSIDPRVKGVPSTKGVL from the coding sequence ATGAGTCAACAAGTTAGAAATGCCGAGGTAGCGCGTCGTACGAATGAAACGGATATTAAGCTGGCATTTGGTGTAGATGGCACAGGTGAGGTTGCGATTGAGACGGATGTTCCGTTCATGAACCACATGCTCGATCTGTTCGCGAAGCACGGTCAATTCGACTTGAAGGTCGAAGCGCGGGGCGACGTGGATATCGACGATCACCACACGGTAGAGGACATTGGCATTTGTCTCGGTCAAGTGCTTCGTGAAGCGCTTGGAGACAAGGCGGGCATTAAACGTTATGCGAGCGTGTTCGTGCCGATGGATGAGGCGCTGGCACAAGTCATTATTGATATTAGCAATCGTCCACATTTTGAGCTTCGTGCAGATTTCCCTTCGGCAACAGTAGGTAGCTTCTCTGTAGAGTTGGTTCACGAGTTTTTGTGGAAGCTTGCGCTTGAGGCGCGGATTACGCTTCATGTTATTGTTCACTACGGTCGCAATACACACCATATGGTCGAGGCGGTGTTCAAAGCGCTTGGACGCGCACTGGACGAAGCAACTTCAATCGATCCTCGAGTGAAGGGCGTTCCTTCTACAAAAGGAGTGCTGTAA
- the hisA gene encoding 1-(5-phosphoribosyl)-5-[(5-phosphoribosylamino)methylideneamino]imidazole-4-carboxamide isomerase, with translation MSKFVIYPAIDIRDGKCVRLVQGDYNQETIYNEDPVAAARDWEAQGGQWIHLVDLDGAKAGHPVNDELIGRIAKAVGVPVQVGGGLRTDEDVERLLGLGVSRVILGTAAIEDRAFVSRVLKKYGEKIAIGIDARNGLVATRGWLETSEVKAEDLAVQLAGEGAQTFIFTDISRDGMMGGPNVEAILSLAQVSGQTVIASGGVSKPEDLDRLAVHAVEGIGGAIVGKALYTGSIELAEAVRKFAN, from the coding sequence ATGTCTAAGTTTGTGATATACCCAGCAATTGATATTCGTGATGGCAAATGCGTGCGCTTGGTTCAAGGTGATTACAACCAAGAGACGATCTACAACGAGGACCCGGTCGCTGCAGCACGCGATTGGGAAGCGCAAGGTGGACAGTGGATTCATCTCGTCGATTTGGATGGCGCTAAGGCTGGGCATCCAGTGAACGACGAACTGATCGGACGTATTGCGAAGGCAGTCGGTGTACCAGTTCAAGTGGGCGGTGGCCTGCGGACGGATGAAGATGTGGAGCGTTTGCTTGGTTTAGGCGTTTCTCGTGTCATTCTTGGCACTGCGGCGATTGAAGATCGTGCATTCGTCTCACGTGTGTTGAAAAAATACGGTGAAAAGATAGCGATCGGAATTGATGCGCGTAATGGACTTGTGGCGACGAGAGGTTGGCTAGAAACTTCTGAAGTGAAGGCTGAAGATTTGGCGGTTCAGCTCGCAGGTGAAGGGGCACAGACATTCATCTTTACTGATATCTCGCGTGACGGGATGATGGGTGGCCCTAACGTTGAAGCGATTTTATCGCTGGCGCAGGTGTCCGGTCAGACTGTAATTGCTTCGGGTGGCGTGAGCAAGCCTGAGGATCTCGATCGACTTGCAGTACATGCGGTTGAAGGCATTGGCGGAGCTATCGTTGGCAAAGCTTTATATACAGGAAGCATTGAACTTGCTGAAGCTGTACGTAAATTCGCGAACTGA
- the hisG gene encoding ATP phosphoribosyltransferase: protein MPKGRIYKQASKLFREAGLPIPEDFDDSRRLIIPVPEANMEFIMAKPVDVPTYVEYGVADIGIVGKDVLMEENKDVYELLDLGIAKCRMSVIGLPNWKPVIHPRVATKYSNVASQYFREQGQQVDVIKLNGSIELAPLIGLADRIVDMVETGQTLKENGLVEMETLFQVTSRLIANRVSYRLKNTAIQSLCDRLGVVISARE, encoded by the coding sequence ATGCCCAAGGGGCGTATCTATAAGCAGGCAAGTAAGCTGTTCCGCGAAGCTGGATTGCCAATTCCGGAAGATTTCGATGATTCTCGCCGTTTGATCATTCCAGTGCCAGAAGCGAATATGGAATTTATTATGGCGAAGCCGGTCGATGTGCCAACCTATGTCGAATACGGGGTTGCGGATATTGGTATTGTAGGTAAAGATGTATTGATGGAAGAAAATAAAGACGTGTACGAGCTACTGGATCTGGGGATAGCAAAATGTCGGATGTCGGTCATTGGACTGCCGAATTGGAAGCCGGTCATCCACCCGCGTGTAGCGACGAAATATTCGAATGTAGCCTCTCAATATTTTCGCGAGCAAGGGCAGCAAGTTGATGTCATTAAACTTAATGGCTCGATTGAGTTAGCACCGCTTATAGGGCTCGCTGATCGAATTGTAGATATGGTAGAGACAGGGCAGACACTAAAGGAAAATGGGCTCGTGGAGATGGAGACGTTATTCCAAGTGACAAGTCGTTTAATCGCGAATCGTGTCAGCTATCGCTTGAAGAATACGGCGATTCAGTCGCTATGTGATCGGCTTGGTGTAGTGATTTCGGCGCGTGAGTAA
- the hisH gene encoding imidazole glycerol phosphate synthase subunit HisH, translating into MIAIIDYGMGNLHSVSKAVERLGCEIVVSADPAVIMAADGAILPGVGAFGDAMVNLRDTGLDRVVKEYAATGKPLLGICLGMQLLFTESEEHGVHQGLDLLPGRVVRFQGDYKVPHMGWNELAFKQKSPLFEGVEPGHVYFVHSYHALPEREEDLLAVTDYHQPVTAIVGRGSLFGMQFHPEKSGDLGMALLKKFVGLVERE; encoded by the coding sequence TTGATTGCGATTATCGACTACGGCATGGGAAACCTGCACAGTGTCAGCAAAGCCGTAGAGCGACTGGGCTGTGAAATAGTGGTTAGTGCAGACCCAGCGGTGATTATGGCTGCTGACGGTGCGATATTGCCAGGTGTCGGTGCGTTCGGCGATGCGATGGTTAATTTACGCGATACAGGTTTGGATCGGGTCGTGAAGGAATATGCAGCAACAGGCAAGCCTTTGCTTGGGATCTGCTTAGGGATGCAATTGCTATTCACTGAAAGTGAAGAACATGGGGTTCATCAGGGTTTAGACTTGTTGCCTGGTCGCGTCGTCCGCTTCCAAGGGGACTATAAGGTGCCTCATATGGGCTGGAACGAGCTAGCGTTCAAGCAGAAGAGTCCGTTGTTCGAAGGCGTCGAGCCGGGACATGTATACTTCGTCCATTCCTATCATGCGCTTCCGGAGCGGGAAGAGGATCTGCTGGCGGTTACGGATTATCATCAACCCGTAACTGCAATTGTCGGTCGTGGCTCTTTGTTTGGGATGCAGTTCCACCCGGAAAAAAGCGGCGATCTAGGCATGGCGCTGCTTAAGAAGTTCGTTGGATTAGTTGAACGTGAGTAA
- the hisD gene encoding histidinol dehydrogenase: MYKGKASGFKLERESEYGSPEQNAAVKEIVDAVKREGDEALLRYTAAFDKVSLTPDMLRVTDAEIQGAYARVEPEFVEALRQAAANITAFHKKQMRNSWMDVNEDGTMLGMMMRPLRRVGLYVPGGKAAYPSSVLMNVLPAKVAGVPEIVMVTPPATAGREGIDPYILVAAAEAGVTEMYRVGGAQAVAALAYGTASIAAVDKVCGPGNIFVALAKRAVYGTVDIDSIAGPSEIVVLADDSANPRYVAADMLSQAEHDEMASAVLVTTSQGLADAVASELEQQVAELPRVDIARESLKRHGAILVVDSMDEGLDVVNQLAPEHLEVMTEDPLSLLGRIETAGAIFLGSYSAEAVGDYFAGPNHILPTNGTARFASPLNVDDFLKKSSLIRYSKAALLRDASGIATLARHEGLEGHARAVEIRLEGRESK, from the coding sequence ATGTATAAAGGAAAAGCATCTGGCTTTAAGCTGGAACGTGAGAGTGAATATGGCTCACCTGAGCAAAATGCAGCGGTCAAAGAAATCGTTGACGCTGTGAAGCGCGAAGGTGATGAGGCGTTGTTGCGATATACGGCTGCCTTCGACAAAGTGTCGCTAACTCCTGATATGCTTCGGGTAACTGACGCTGAGATTCAAGGTGCGTATGCGCGTGTGGAGCCGGAATTCGTAGAAGCGTTGCGACAAGCGGCGGCGAATATTACCGCATTCCATAAGAAGCAGATGCGAAATTCATGGATGGATGTTAACGAAGATGGAACGATGCTCGGTATGATGATGAGACCGCTTAGACGTGTCGGTCTCTACGTACCAGGCGGTAAAGCGGCATATCCCTCGTCGGTGCTCATGAACGTGCTTCCGGCTAAGGTCGCGGGCGTGCCTGAGATTGTGATGGTGACGCCACCGGCGACGGCTGGGCGCGAAGGGATCGACCCCTACATTCTCGTTGCAGCCGCGGAAGCGGGTGTAACCGAGATGTACCGGGTTGGAGGCGCGCAGGCGGTGGCCGCATTGGCGTATGGGACGGCGAGTATTGCGGCCGTTGATAAGGTTTGCGGGCCCGGCAATATCTTCGTTGCGCTTGCGAAACGTGCCGTGTACGGCACGGTAGACATCGACAGCATCGCGGGCCCGAGTGAAATTGTCGTGCTGGCGGACGACAGTGCGAATCCGCGGTATGTGGCCGCGGATATGCTGTCGCAAGCAGAGCACGATGAGATGGCGTCGGCGGTACTGGTGACGACATCGCAAGGGCTTGCCGACGCGGTCGCGTCGGAGCTGGAGCAGCAGGTCGCTGAGCTGCCACGCGTCGATATTGCGCGCGAGTCGCTGAAGCGACACGGCGCGATCTTGGTTGTGGACAGCATGGATGAAGGGCTGGACGTCGTCAATCAGCTCGCACCAGAGCATCTTGAAGTGATGACGGAGGATCCGCTTAGCTTGCTTGGCCGGATTGAGACAGCGGGTGCAATCTTCCTCGGAAGCTACAGTGCAGAAGCGGTGGGAGATTATTTTGCAGGACCTAACCATATTTTGCCGACAAATGGAACCGCTCGGTTTGCTTCTCCACTCAATGTGGATGACTTCTTAAAGAAATCGAGCTTGATCAGATATAGTAAGGCTGCATTGCTTAGAGATGCGTCAGGAATTGCAACGCTAGCCCGCCATGAGGGTCTGGAAGGTCATGCTCGCGCGGTGGAAATTCGATTAGAGGGTAGGGAATCTAAATGA